A window from Homalodisca vitripennis isolate AUS2020 unplaced genomic scaffold, UT_GWSS_2.1 ScUCBcl_12851;HRSCAF=22785, whole genome shotgun sequence encodes these proteins:
- the LOC124375054 gene encoding LOW QUALITY PROTEIN: 60S ribosomal protein L10-like (The sequence of the model RefSeq protein was modified relative to this genomic sequence to represent the inferred CDS: deleted 2 bases in 2 codons) — protein MGRRPARCYRYCKNKPYPKSRFCRGVPDPKIRIFDLGKKKARVEDFPLCVHLVSDEYEQLSSEALEAGRICANKYMVKNCGKDQFHIRMRLHPFHVIRINKMLSCAGADRLQTGMRGAFGKPQGTVARVRIGQPIMSVRSSDRYKASVIEALRRAKFKFPGRQKIYVSKKWGFTKYERDVYEQLRNDGRLENDGCNVKYRPEHGPLDVWKKNQHDFMVPA, from the exons TTATCGTTACTGCAAAAACAAGCCGTATCCCAAGTCACGGTTTTGCCGGGGTGTGCCAGACCCGAAGATCAGGATCTTTGATCTTGGCAAAAAGAAGGCACGAGTGGAGGACTTCCCACTCTGTGTGCATTTGGTGTCGGACGAGTACGAGCAGCTGAGCTCTGAGGCGCTAGAGGCTGGCCGCATTTGCGCCAACAAGTACATGGTCAAGAATTGCGGA AAGGACCAGTTCCACATCCGCATGCGGCTCCACCCCTTCCACGTTATTCGCATCAACAAGATGTTGTCATGCGCTGGAGCTGACAG GCTCCAGACTGGGATGCGAGGTGCCTTCGGGAAGCCCCAGGGCACAGTT GCACGTGTCAGGATTGGCCAACCGATCATGAGCGTACGTTCTAGCGACAGGTACAAGGCTTCAGTCATCGAGGCACTCAGGCGAGCAAAGTTCAAGTTCCCTGGACGTCAGAAG ATCTATGTCTCTAAGAAGTGGGGATTCACCAAGTACGAAAGGGATGTGTATGAGCAGTTGAGAAATGACGGGAGGTTGGAGAACGATGGTTGTAACGTCAAGTACCGACCGGAGCATGGACCCCTGGATGTCTGGAAGAAGAACCAACATGATTTTATGGTACCCGCTTAG